The Caviibacter abscessus genome window below encodes:
- the rbfA gene encoding 30S ribosome-binding factor RbfA — protein MNDRRLKGLEKEISRIIGTCLLIDVKNEKISKLVTVHNVKLTKDARYVDITFSILNINDNINKSKIEEDLRKLAGFFRKKLSENLEIRYIPEVRIHIDESVEYGIKIASLIDKVMENK, from the coding sequence ATGAATGATAGAAGATTAAAAGGATTAGAAAAAGAAATTTCAAGAATAATTGGAACTTGTTTATTGATTGATGTAAAAAATGAAAAAATCAGTAAGCTTGTAACAGTTCACAATGTAAAACTTACAAAAGATGCTAGATATGTTGATATAACTTTTTCAATATTAAATATTAATGATAATATTAATAAGTCTAAAATTGAAGAAGACTTAAGAAAATTAGCAGGTTTTTTTAGAAAAAAACTAAGTGAAAATCTTGAAATTAGATATATACCAGAAGTAAGAATACACATAGATGAAAGTGTAGAATATGGTATTAAAATAGCGTCTCTTATTGATAAAGTTATGGAAAATAAGTAA
- the tig gene encoding trigger factor, with the protein MYNLEKLENSEVLVKITKEAEELKTLKEKVMEKYKNAKVDGFRKGHVPTDVIEKTFSSQIKDDILNETLNSEMPNVIKENNLSLVGQLELENYSMTNDKLEITVKFEVKPEFELPKYKELGIEVEKKEVTDEEVENKLKEVASTLKSYEDLPADAVAEMGQIANINFEGFVDGTAFEAGKFDGYNLTLGSKSFIDTFEDQIVGHKAGEEFDVNVVFPQEYHQENLKGKPALFKVKLNTLKTEKLPEINDEMAKLKGFDTLEDYKKALKAELELNKEEQAKNEKYEKIADSLVQNTEMILPTKLVDSEANHELAEMTQQLSMQGIELSKFYEMIGKTEEEYKQTVRERAEKVVKYNLILSKIAEVENIGVTKEEVEVELEKVASMYKMTKEDLVKELEKSNMLDNYMSQISGSVYMEKMKKFIIENN; encoded by the coding sequence ATGTACAATTTGGAAAAATTAGAAAATTCAGAGGTATTAGTAAAAATAACAAAGGAAGCTGAAGAATTAAAAACTTTAAAAGAAAAAGTTATGGAAAAATATAAAAATGCAAAGGTTGACGGATTTAGAAAAGGACATGTACCTACTGATGTAATTGAAAAAACTTTCAGTTCTCAAATAAAAGATGATATTTTAAATGAAACATTAAATTCAGAAATGCCAAATGTAATAAAAGAAAATAATTTATCTCTTGTAGGACAATTAGAGTTAGAAAACTATTCAATGACAAATGATAAATTAGAAATAACAGTTAAATTTGAAGTTAAACCTGAATTTGAATTACCTAAGTATAAAGAATTAGGAATAGAGGTTGAGAAAAAAGAAGTTACTGATGAAGAAGTTGAAAATAAATTAAAAGAAGTAGCAAGTACATTAAAATCATATGAAGATTTACCAGCAGATGCAGTAGCTGAAATGGGACAAATTGCAAACATAAATTTTGAAGGATTTGTTGATGGAACTGCATTTGAAGCTGGAAAATTTGATGGATATAATTTAACATTAGGTTCTAAGTCATTTATTGATACATTTGAAGACCAAATAGTAGGTCATAAAGCAGGAGAAGAATTTGATGTAAATGTTGTATTCCCGCAAGAATATCATCAAGAAAATTTAAAAGGTAAACCTGCATTATTTAAAGTAAAATTAAATACATTAAAAACTGAAAAATTACCTGAAATAAATGATGAAATGGCTAAATTAAAAGGTTTTGATACATTAGAAGATTATAAAAAAGCACTTAAAGCTGAACTTGAATTAAATAAAGAAGAACAAGCAAAAAATGAAAAATATGAAAAAATAGCAGATAGCTTAGTTCAAAACACTGAAATGATATTGCCTACAAAATTAGTTGATTCTGAAGCAAATCATGAATTAGCTGAAATGACTCAACAACTTTCAATGCAAGGTATTGAATTATCTAAATTTTATGAAATGATAGGTAAAACTGAAGAAGAATATAAACAAACAGTTAGAGAAAGAGCAGAAAAAGTTGTTAAATACAATTTAATACTTTCAAAAATTGCTGAAGTTGAAAATATAGGAGTTACTAAAGAAGAAGTTGAAGTTGAACTTGAAAAAGTAGCATCTATGTATAAAATGACAAAAGAAGATTTAGTTAAAGAATTAGAAAAAAGTAATATGCTTGATAACTATATGAGTCAAATTTCAGGTAGTG